DNA from Streptococcus parasuis:
CATCCAACAGCTATTCATTACGCTCTCAAAGCTATGGGGTATACTCGAAAAAAAAGAGCTGTACCTACTATGAACAAGACCCTGAGAAAGTAAATCAGTTCCTTAAAGAATTTAATAACTTAAGTCACTTGACACCTGTTTATATTGACGAGACAGGGTTTGAGACATATTTTCATCGAGAATATGGTCGATCTTTGAAAGGTCAGTTGATCACTGGTCAGGTCTCTGGAAGAAGATTCCAGCGGCTATCTTTAGTCGCAGGTCTTATAAACGGTGAGATTATAGCCCCAATGACCTACAAAGAAACCATGACTAGTGACTTTTTCGAAGCTTGGTTTAAAACATTCTTACTACCCACTTTAGATAGACCATCTGTTATCATTATGGACAATGCAAGGTTTCATCGGATGAGTAAGCTAAAAGAGTTATGCAAGGAGCAGGGTCATAGACTTTTACCACTTCCTCCTTACTCACCTGAGTATAATCCCATTGAGAAAACATGGGCTCAAATTAAAAAACACCTCAGAAAAGTATTGCCAAATTGCGATACTTTTCTTGAGGCACTTTTGTCCTGTTCTTGTTTCAATTAACTATAGAAAGAGTATTGGTTAATATACTCTTTTTTGTTATACTAAAGGAAAAAGACTTGAAAGGAATA
Protein-coding regions in this window:
- a CDS encoding IS630 family transposase (programmed frameshift), whose translation is MAYSLDFRKKVLAYCEKTGSITEASVVFDISRNTIYQWLKLMESTGELHHQVKGTKPRKVDREKLKNYLEAHPDAFLTEIASEFGCHPTAIHYALKAMGYTPKKKSCTYYEQDPEKVNQFLKEFNNLSHLTPVYIDETGFETYFHREYGRSLKGQLITGQVSGRRFQRLSLVAGLINGEIIAPMTYKETMTSDFFEAWFKTFLLPTLDRPSVIIMDNARFHRMSKLKELCKEQGHRLLPLPPYSPEYNPIEKTWAQIKKHLRKVLPNCDTFLEALLSCSCFN